CGTGCCCGCGTGCCGGTTCTACGCCCGCCAGAGGTGCCGCCTGGGTGCGATCATTTCCAACGCCTACGCGGAGTTTCCTGACGAATTACAACTGATCTGGCGCATGCCGCTGTAACGGGCATTTCCGCCTTGCGTCCGGGTTTCACTGGCTTATAATGTGGAGTATCTGGCAGGCCGGGAAGTCTCACGGAAACGGTTCCCCTGCGCGCTTCACCCCGCAGTAACGGTACGCCCGGTGCGTCGCTTCCCGTGTCGGTTGCCGGTATTCAGTTGTACAATTGTACAATACATATGCGTATCCTGTACCCTCACTGACGACAACCCGAACAGAAACCCAGGACTGACCCATGCATCCCACGCCCCTGACCCCATCCCAGCGCCGTTCCTTCGAGGAGGACGGCTACTTGATCGTTCCGGGCGCGCTGGATCCTGGCCAGATCGAAGCGCTCACGGAGACCGGCGACCGGCTCATGGAAGGGTTCGAGTATCCCGACTTCTACGCCCACCGCCGTCCTGGTCTCGTGCAGGAGCGGCCTTTCCTCGACCTCGTTACGAACGAGCGCACGGTCCCGCTCATCGTGGCCCTCATGGGCTTCAACATCCACATCACGAACACCGCGCTCATCTACAAGCATCCGGAGGCGCCCGGGGATACCGGCCAGGTCAACTGGCACCGCGACGTGGGTGTTTCGCTGGACGTGGGCCACGTGGTGCTTCCCTTCGTCGGCCTGAAGATCGGCTACTGCCTGACGGATTTCCCCGAACCGGACACGGGGGCGACCATGTTCGTCCGGGGCAGCAACAACATGAAATCCGCGCTGCCGATAAGAAAGGGCCAGGTCCATCCCGACGAATACGTGCAGCCGATCCTACGGGCCGGCGACGCCTTCCTCTTTGAAAACCGGACATACCACGCGGCCGGACTGAACTTCGCCAAACAGACCGCCAGGGTCGTCATCTACGGCTACCACTACCGATGGATCAAGCCGGACCACTACAT
Above is a genomic segment from Gemmatimonadota bacterium containing:
- a CDS encoding phytanoyl-CoA dioxygenase family protein, with translation MHPTPLTPSQRRSFEEDGYLIVPGALDPGQIEALTETGDRLMEGFEYPDFYAHRRPGLVQERPFLDLVTNERTVPLIVALMGFNIHITNTALIYKHPEAPGDTGQVNWHRDVGVSLDVGHVVLPFVGLKIGYCLTDFPEPDTGATMFVRGSNNMKSALPIRKGQVHPDEYVQPILRAGDAFLFENRTYHAAGLNFAKQTARVVIYGYHYRWIKPDHYMRFYSGVQQPDAGLLADTDDIGRQLLGATVDSEGREAPDGIDWPIREWADRHGLDVAQHTHTVEI